The Halococcus saccharolyticus DSM 5350 genome window below encodes:
- a CDS encoding winged helix-turn-helix domain-containing protein yields MVRDPFAADHPQLQDVLDALDDPECRTIIKHMEKPMTAKEVSNRCDIPLSTTYRKLELLVEASLIEEQTEVRVSGRHTARYVLDFEEVNVALDEDRSLEVAIEHPERTPDQQLSELWAEVRKK; encoded by the coding sequence ATGGTACGTGATCCGTTCGCTGCTGACCATCCGCAGCTTCAAGACGTGCTCGATGCCCTCGATGATCCCGAATGCCGAACTATCATCAAACACATGGAGAAACCGATGACTGCAAAAGAGGTCTCGAACAGGTGTGACATTCCGCTCTCGACCACCTACCGAAAGCTCGAGCTTCTCGTCGAGGCTTCATTGATCGAAGAGCAAACAGAAGTCAGAGTTAGTGGTCGACATACAGCACGATACGTACTGGATTTCGAGGAAGTAAACGTCGCCCTCGACGAGGATCGTTCGTTAGAGGTTGCGATTGAGCATCCCGAACGCACGCCGGATCAACAGCTCTCCGAACTTTGGGCGGAGGTGAGAAAGAAATGA
- a CDS encoding halocyanin domain-containing protein, with product MSHLSSVSRRTFLRATPTIIVGGTVLAGCTGNSSETGEEGPADTANSPSSGTEANSSGTSTFDAWLSDTGNYSSVADKTGASEVTVSVGAQGNNGAYALAPPAIEISTGTTVLWKWTGKGGNHDVVAQNSSFESELQSTEGATFEHTFDDTGTYKYYCTPHRAMGMKGGIVVK from the coding sequence ATGTCGCACCTGTCCAGTGTTAGCCGGCGGACGTTTCTGAGAGCAACGCCAACGATCATCGTTGGAGGAACAGTGTTGGCTGGTTGTACTGGCAATTCATCCGAAACAGGTGAGGAGGGTCCTGCTGATACGGCAAACTCACCTTCGTCTGGAACTGAAGCGAACAGTAGTGGCACAAGTACGTTCGATGCCTGGCTCAGCGATACTGGAAACTACAGCAGCGTCGCGGACAAGACCGGGGCGAGTGAGGTCACCGTTTCGGTGGGTGCACAGGGGAACAATGGCGCGTATGCCCTCGCTCCACCGGCGATCGAAATCAGTACAGGAACGACGGTACTCTGGAAATGGACCGGGAAGGGTGGGAATCACGACGTGGTGGCACAGAACAGTAGCTTCGAGAGTGAACTGCAGAGCACGGAGGGAGCCACATTCGAACACACCTTCGATGACACGGGCACCTACAAGTACTACTGCACGCCGCACAGAGCGATGGGAATGAAAGGCGGCATCGTGGTGAAGTGA
- a CDS encoding halocyanin domain-containing protein, with the protein MTTTKTTSRRTFLGALAGTAIGVGALAEPAAAQEGGLGAWFENVSNANEIVDQRGQSTVEITVGTKGNDGNFGFGPAAVRVDAGATVVWKWNGKGGSHNVVAQEGGFESEMHSEQGTTFEHSFDSSGMYRYYCAPHKAMGMKGAVVVGDATASLSGGAGADSDGGGANASATGASDTPRSFDGWLSNTGNYEGVVDRTGNDVVSVKVGVEGNGGPYAFDPPAIHVDPGTTVIWEWVTDTGPHDVVDTNGQYQSEKVATAGHQFAMKFGGDGLSKYECVSHSDRGMRGAVIVGRGVVPGLGPTGLVVASGGAAVLGGVLHQGIKLHNETATGPWSGEESA; encoded by the coding sequence ATGACAACTACCAAAACTACGAGTCGGCGGACGTTCCTCGGCGCTCTTGCGGGGACGGCCATCGGCGTTGGGGCGCTCGCCGAACCAGCTGCTGCACAGGAGGGTGGCCTCGGGGCTTGGTTCGAGAACGTCTCAAATGCGAACGAGATCGTTGATCAGCGCGGGCAGTCGACGGTAGAAATTACCGTCGGCACGAAGGGTAACGACGGTAATTTCGGGTTCGGTCCCGCTGCGGTGCGGGTTGACGCCGGAGCTACTGTCGTCTGGAAGTGGAACGGAAAGGGCGGGAGTCACAACGTCGTGGCGCAGGAGGGCGGCTTCGAGAGCGAGATGCACAGCGAGCAGGGAACCACGTTCGAACACTCCTTCGATAGTTCGGGGATGTACCGATACTACTGTGCGCCGCACAAGGCGATGGGAATGAAAGGAGCTGTCGTCGTCGGTGACGCCACCGCGTCACTTAGCGGCGGTGCTGGAGCCGACAGCGACGGCGGCGGAGCCAACGCGTCCGCAACCGGAGCCAGCGATACGCCTCGGTCGTTCGATGGCTGGCTCTCGAACACGGGCAACTACGAGGGAGTGGTCGATCGGACTGGAAACGACGTGGTCAGTGTGAAAGTCGGTGTAGAGGGCAACGGTGGTCCGTACGCGTTCGACCCACCCGCGATTCACGTCGATCCCGGGACGACCGTCATCTGGGAGTGGGTCACGGATACCGGCCCGCACGATGTCGTCGACACGAACGGACAGTATCAGAGTGAGAAGGTAGCGACGGCGGGCCATCAGTTCGCGATGAAATTCGGCGGTGATGGCCTCAGCAAATACGAGTGCGTTTCACATAGCGACCGTGGGATGCGCGGAGCGGTCATCGTCGGACGAGGCGTCGTGCCCGGGCTCGGACCGACGGGGCTCGTGGTAGCGAGTGGTGGTGCTGCCGTTCTCGGTGGGGTCCTCCACCAGGGCATCAAGCTTCACAACGAAACGGCGACCGGTCCGTGGAGCGGTGAAGAATCGGCCTGA
- a CDS encoding DUF2249 domain-containing protein has product MPAVEEYVMGTEAPSDRARETMDARELPPPQPLQNTLERLVELDDETVLVQLNDRAPQHLYPKLADRGYEYETIETELGVVTVIWSPDP; this is encoded by the coding sequence ATGCCCGCTGTCGAAGAGTACGTGATGGGCACTGAAGCGCCATCAGACCGAGCGCGAGAGACCATGGACGCCCGCGAGCTCCCGCCGCCACAACCGCTCCAGAACACCCTCGAACGCCTCGTCGAGCTGGATGATGAAACCGTGTTGGTGCAATTAAATGACCGTGCTCCACAACACCTGTATCCGAAACTCGCCGATCGTGGATACGAGTACGAGACGATCGAGACGGAACTCGGTGTCGTCACTGTCATCTGGTCCCCGGACCCGTAA
- a CDS encoding DUF7521 family protein, producing the protein MTALVATAVTVLKVLSLSLGGLITYFSYKAYRRTGSPALRALTLGFAVITLGAFVAGIVDQIVPVDQSHALLVESAFTTGGFAIILYSLYVD; encoded by the coding sequence ATGACAGCACTCGTTGCGACTGCAGTGACCGTCCTCAAGGTGCTGAGCCTCTCGCTCGGCGGGCTGATAACGTACTTTTCGTACAAGGCATATCGGAGAACCGGATCGCCCGCTCTTCGTGCACTCACGCTCGGGTTCGCGGTAATAACGCTCGGTGCGTTCGTGGCCGGTATTGTTGACCAAATCGTGCCGGTCGATCAGAGCCATGCACTCCTCGTCGAGAGTGCGTTCACCACGGGAGGATTTGCTATTATCCTGTACTCTCTCTACGTCGACTGA
- a CDS encoding glycosyltransferase family 2 protein, producing MAEVDLPRGLLARLQVPEYLRAFYSGRLGYVRFRGVLLLSGAFGVFRTDIVREIGGFSTDNITEDFELVMRLHRRLTDTDRDYRISFVPEPIVWTEVPTSLAGVRGQRSRWYRGLLQTIRRYRHMIGNPTYGRAGWFMLPVFVLAELIGPLVEGSVTLSSASGSLASLAWSSLRPTFCLQSGSASCSRG from the coding sequence GTGGCTGAGGTCGACCTTCCGAGGGGGCTGCTTGCCCGGCTCCAGGTTCCCGAGTACCTCCGTGCGTTCTATTCGGGACGGCTCGGCTACGTCCGGTTTCGGGGGGTGTTGCTCCTGTCGGGGGCGTTCGGCGTGTTCCGGACCGACATTGTGCGCGAGATCGGTGGCTTCAGCACCGACAACATCACCGAGGACTTCGAGCTCGTGATGCGGCTCCACCGGCGGTTGACCGACACGGACCGGGATTACCGTATCAGCTTCGTGCCCGAGCCGATCGTCTGGACGGAGGTGCCGACGAGCCTCGCGGGGGTTCGAGGCCAGCGCTCGCGGTGGTATCGTGGGCTGCTCCAGACGATCCGGAGGTATCGCCACATGATCGGAAACCCGACTTACGGCCGGGCTGGCTGGTTCATGCTGCCGGTGTTCGTACTCGCGGAGTTAATCGGGCCGCTGGTCGAGGGGTCGGTTACGCTCTCGTCGGCCTCGGGCTCATTGGCCTCGTTAGCGTGGAGTTCGCTGCGGCCTACTTTCTGCTTGCAGTCGGGATCGGCGTCGTGCTCTCGTGGCTGA
- the nirK gene encoding copper-containing nitrite reductase, which yields MFPISRRRLMGALGIGGATSVAGCTTGLEAEAVGQPSTTLQQAQKKAADRVAADPTDVPEPIDRNEPKHHDITLEAKEVTAEIEEGVTFNFMTFDGRVPGPMIRLREGDTVSFTMENAPENKRQHNVDMHAIYGTGGGSVATTAGPGKANSERFKAMYPGAYIYHCAVPNMDQHISTGMFGMVLVEPKEGLPPVDREFYLGQHEAYTNKPVGKQGHHSFDAEAMLNEEPTYVLFNGEKYPYTPDRYGTMKAETGETVRVFLVTGGPNVSSNFHPIGNVWTRAWRDGALAGQPEKYVQTMKVPPGSCMVGEMDLPVPSRIKLVDHALTRVTRRGLLAEIDVTGPERPEIFDPSPNKAKGRDEEGPQY from the coding sequence ATGTTCCCGATCTCACGACGACGGTTGATGGGAGCGCTCGGCATCGGGGGTGCGACCTCCGTCGCCGGCTGTACGACCGGCCTCGAAGCCGAAGCGGTCGGCCAGCCCTCGACGACGCTCCAGCAGGCTCAGAAGAAAGCTGCGGACCGAGTAGCAGCTGATCCCACTGACGTTCCGGAGCCGATCGACCGGAACGAACCGAAACACCACGACATCACCCTGGAGGCCAAGGAGGTCACCGCCGAGATCGAAGAGGGCGTGACGTTCAACTTCATGACCTTCGACGGGCGGGTTCCGGGACCGATGATCCGCCTCCGGGAGGGCGACACGGTGTCGTTCACGATGGAGAACGCTCCGGAGAACAAACGCCAGCACAACGTCGACATGCACGCCATCTACGGTACTGGTGGTGGAAGCGTCGCCACGACTGCCGGCCCAGGGAAGGCCAACAGCGAGCGGTTCAAAGCCATGTATCCGGGGGCGTACATCTACCACTGTGCGGTCCCGAACATGGACCAGCACATCTCGACGGGGATGTTCGGGATGGTGCTCGTCGAACCCAAGGAGGGGCTGCCCCCGGTCGACCGCGAGTTCTATCTCGGCCAGCACGAGGCCTACACCAACAAGCCGGTCGGCAAGCAGGGCCACCACAGCTTCGACGCGGAGGCGATGCTGAACGAGGAACCGACGTACGTGCTGTTCAACGGCGAGAAATACCCGTACACGCCCGATCGGTACGGCACCATGAAGGCGGAAACCGGCGAAACCGTACGGGTGTTCTTGGTCACCGGTGGACCGAACGTCTCCTCGAACTTCCACCCGATCGGCAACGTCTGGACGCGGGCGTGGCGCGACGGCGCACTCGCCGGCCAACCCGAAAAATACGTTCAGACGATGAAGGTGCCGCCGGGAAGCTGCATGGTCGGCGAGATGGACCTGCCAGTCCCCTCGCGCATCAAACTCGTCGATCACGCGCTCACGCGTGTGACGCGGCGAGGGTTGCTCGCCGAGATCGACGTGACTGGCCCCGAGCGACCGGAGATTTTCGATCCTTCACCGAACAAGGCCAAGGGGAGAGACGAGGAGGGGCCGCAATACTGA
- a CDS encoding helix-turn-helix domain-containing protein, which produces MPRANLTLTIPESVWIGEVSRAHPEATFRILAALADDDAGVGLAEVTSQNLSSILSEINASDSIVELDILRQHGDEALIQFETTMPLLLFPVQDSGVPLEMPFTIEEGEANWEITAPQRRLSELGNQFEQFEIPFTVNEIHQHIEPTQLLTDSQLELVRTAIEQGYYDTPRRCSLTDLAAESDVAKSTCSETLHRAEEKIMKRFVEDLSEATSTERT; this is translated from the coding sequence ATGCCACGAGCCAACCTCACGCTCACGATCCCTGAGAGCGTCTGGATCGGAGAGGTCTCACGCGCACACCCGGAAGCAACGTTCCGCATCCTTGCGGCCCTCGCGGACGATGACGCTGGCGTTGGTCTCGCCGAAGTCACGAGCCAGAATCTCTCTTCGATTCTCTCTGAGATCAATGCGAGTGACTCGATCGTCGAGCTCGACATCCTCCGCCAACATGGTGATGAGGCGCTGATTCAGTTCGAGACGACGATGCCGTTGTTGCTGTTCCCAGTCCAAGACTCGGGCGTCCCGCTCGAAATGCCGTTCACTATCGAAGAGGGAGAGGCCAACTGGGAGATTACCGCACCGCAGCGGCGTCTCTCCGAGCTCGGCAATCAGTTCGAACAGTTCGAGATCCCGTTCACGGTCAATGAAATCCACCAGCATATCGAACCAACGCAACTCCTCACCGACAGCCAACTCGAACTCGTTCGGACAGCCATCGAGCAGGGCTACTACGATACGCCGCGACGTTGCTCGCTGACCGATCTCGCCGCCGAATCCGATGTGGCGAAATCAACGTGTAGTGAAACCCTCCACCGGGCCGAAGAGAAGATCATGAAACGATTCGTCGAGGACCTTTCCGAAGCAACGTCGACGGAACGAACATGA
- a CDS encoding hybrid sensor histidine kinase/response regulator, producing the protein MNGVETDSILILHVDDDSEVLDLTRSFLERKRERFEVKTATTAREGLSRLAESDSGIDSEVAIDCIVSDYDMPDMDGLEFLDAVRENYPKLPFLLFTGEGSEAVASEAISAGVTDYLQKGGTEQFDLLANRIENYTQNRVTERDLERAEKRRQLAIEATSDIVWERTVGEGTVTLFGGSDGAFGYDAGSTEIGFDEWISRIHPEDRQRINEDLENTLENNRDRFSAEYPLQANDGSYMIVSDRGRIEYNDAGDPVLLVGAIRDITEQKEREHDLKATQARFRALAQNTTLGVVTIDSDSTVEYANNAVSDIFGYRPEELIGESLAKVIPERLETAHFEALNRYLETGEQRLDWDWTELPACHRDGHEIQVGIAFGEYTTDGEQHFTGIIRDVTDRREREEYRRRLYEISADAELTTDETIDRVLELGCEYFDMESGFLTHIDDDTQRIVRSNSPHEAIQPGSECPLSEAYCQKTIAMDEPLTVAHAMTEGWEDDPAYGRFGLEAYIGAKLVVDGESYGTVCFADRSPRETEFSELDRSFIDLVVRGIKSTLERHKYESELERQNEQLGEFASVISHDLRNPLTVADGYLELACETGDDEYFMKIGNAHDRMDAIIDDVLTLTRQGERIAETSRVGLAAVAEDAWENVATADAELAMADELGDVDADVGRLKQLFENLYRNAVEHGTTSPPSRSQEDTVEHAGETITVRVGRYPAGFYVEDDGPGIPESEHDDVFDSGYTTSEEGTGMGLSIVETIATAHGWGIGVDEGTEGGARFKIQLGMTRGGSDDLLFSD; encoded by the coding sequence ATGAACGGCGTCGAAACAGACTCGATACTCATTCTCCACGTCGATGATGACTCGGAGGTGCTCGACCTTACCCGGTCGTTCCTCGAACGCAAGCGCGAGAGATTCGAGGTGAAGACGGCAACGACCGCCAGGGAAGGACTCAGTCGTCTCGCCGAATCCGACTCTGGGATCGACTCCGAGGTGGCGATCGACTGTATCGTGAGTGACTACGATATGCCGGACATGGATGGGCTCGAATTCCTCGACGCAGTACGCGAGAACTATCCAAAGCTGCCGTTCCTTCTCTTTACAGGCGAAGGCAGTGAGGCAGTTGCCAGTGAGGCGATCTCCGCCGGTGTCACTGACTATCTTCAGAAGGGGGGTACCGAGCAGTTCGACCTCCTCGCGAACCGAATCGAGAACTACACTCAGAACAGGGTAACCGAACGCGACTTAGAACGTGCCGAGAAACGGCGTCAGCTTGCGATCGAAGCTACTTCCGACATCGTCTGGGAGCGGACGGTCGGTGAGGGGACGGTCACCCTGTTCGGTGGATCCGATGGTGCGTTCGGCTACGATGCTGGGTCAACAGAGATCGGCTTTGATGAGTGGATCAGCCGCATCCACCCGGAAGACCGTCAACGGATCAACGAAGATCTGGAAAACACGCTGGAGAACAATCGAGATCGGTTCAGCGCCGAATACCCCCTCCAAGCGAACGACGGCTCGTATATGATCGTCTCCGACAGGGGACGTATCGAGTATAACGACGCCGGCGATCCGGTTCTCCTTGTGGGTGCAATCCGCGACATCACTGAGCAAAAAGAGCGAGAACATGATCTCAAAGCGACTCAAGCACGCTTCCGGGCGCTCGCTCAAAACACCACGCTCGGTGTCGTAACGATTGATTCTGACAGCACTGTCGAGTATGCAAACAACGCCGTTTCGGACATCTTCGGCTATCGACCCGAGGAACTGATTGGCGAATCACTAGCCAAAGTGATCCCAGAGCGATTAGAAACGGCTCACTTCGAGGCCCTCAACCGCTATTTGGAGACAGGAGAGCAAAGGCTCGACTGGGATTGGACTGAATTGCCAGCCTGTCACCGCGACGGCCATGAGATACAGGTTGGCATCGCCTTCGGCGAGTATACCACTGATGGTGAGCAGCACTTCACGGGTATCATCCGAGATGTTACTGATCGCCGCGAGAGGGAAGAGTATCGCCGCAGATTGTACGAAATCTCCGCTGACGCGGAGCTGACAACCGACGAGACGATCGATCGGGTACTCGAACTCGGGTGTGAGTACTTCGACATGGAGTCGGGCTTTCTCACCCACATCGACGACGACACTCAACGAATCGTCCGGAGCAACAGTCCTCACGAGGCGATTCAGCCAGGAAGCGAGTGCCCGCTCTCGGAGGCATACTGCCAGAAGACAATCGCGATGGATGAGCCGTTGACCGTCGCGCATGCCATGACCGAGGGCTGGGAAGACGATCCAGCATACGGACGATTCGGTCTTGAGGCGTACATCGGGGCAAAGCTCGTGGTCGATGGCGAGAGCTACGGAACAGTCTGCTTCGCGGATCGCTCACCGCGCGAGACGGAATTCTCGGAACTCGATCGGTCGTTCATCGACCTCGTCGTTCGTGGAATCAAGAGTACGCTCGAACGGCACAAATACGAGTCGGAGCTCGAACGTCAGAACGAACAATTGGGAGAGTTTGCGAGCGTCATCAGCCATGACCTCCGAAACCCCCTGACAGTCGCGGACGGATATCTTGAGCTGGCCTGCGAGACCGGCGACGACGAGTATTTCATGAAGATCGGCAACGCCCACGATCGGATGGACGCTATTATCGACGACGTACTGACGCTCACCCGTCAGGGGGAACGAATTGCTGAGACGAGTCGCGTGGGGCTCGCAGCCGTCGCCGAAGACGCGTGGGAGAACGTCGCCACCGCGGATGCAGAGTTAGCGATGGCGGACGAACTCGGTGACGTCGATGCCGATGTGGGACGGCTCAAGCAGTTGTTCGAGAACCTGTACCGTAACGCCGTGGAGCATGGCACCACGAGTCCTCCTTCGCGTTCTCAGGAGGACACGGTCGAACACGCTGGCGAGACCATCACAGTTCGGGTGGGGAGGTACCCGGCTGGCTTCTACGTCGAAGACGATGGACCCGGAATCCCTGAGAGTGAGCACGACGACGTATTCGACTCGGGATACACGACCAGCGAGGAGGGCACTGGAATGGGACTATCGATCGTCGAGACTATCGCTACGGCTCACGGTTGGGGGATCGGGGTGGACGAAGGGACCGAAGGGGGTGCTCGGTTCAAAATTCAGTTGGGAATGACCAGAGGTGGCTCCGACGATTTGCTGTTCTCCGACTGA
- a CDS encoding nitric-oxide reductase large subunit: MEVTRKTLAKLLVVAFVFNLIVMGAGAYLTYQQSPDRPERIVGPNSDTLTTNEQIVSGKAVFQQNGLMNHGSILGNGAYFGADYTADALDRLVTNMREYVARERYGTPYANLDEAQEAGVKTVVERQLSDNTIDDTIELGAAEAYAYQQVREAYVERYYGGAPEHGIPSGFVSSPEDARRFADFALWTSLFSASERPGSENSYTNEWPFNAGAGNDAPASAMLWSVFAMVILVLGGGAGIWLYKSIQLSEPESEGIDIPDPEEVTLSPSQFAAVRFVPVAAALFLVQTLLGGLMAHYYIEREGFYGIAQALGIDAMATLPFAITKAWHIDLAVLWIATLWLGIGLFLPPLLTGYEPDNQKTLIHVLLGALFVVVVGGLVGIWLGAQGYIDGSLWWLLGNEGLEYLEVGRVWQVGLLVGFALWTALVARGFKPLLDRESRYGLAHMIIYAGGSIGLLFTASMLYTPKTSIVVTEFWRWWVVHMWVEGAFEFFVVAVTGIALVAMNLLSRRSAEKAVILEALLVMGAGVIGVSHHYWWIGLPEYWVPIGSLFSTLEFIPLVFILFEAINQYRAYMSAGERFPYKLPFMFIIASGIWNFVGAGALGFFINLPIINYYEHGTFLTVGHAHASMFGAFGFLALGMATYLLRFTTKPGAWDPTNLKRAFWLLNAGLAWMVFVGDIPIGFLQLETVFTQGYDAGRSLAFYNRGLVQDLFWARLPGDILIILGAAVFGYDVVRKRFVRREETATTSGGTIISRRVLGEEADSRRSPDDD; encoded by the coding sequence ATGGAAGTCACTCGAAAGACGCTGGCAAAGCTCCTCGTAGTGGCCTTCGTCTTCAACCTGATCGTCATGGGTGCAGGGGCGTATCTCACCTACCAACAGTCACCCGACCGCCCCGAGCGGATCGTCGGTCCGAACAGTGACACGCTCACGACAAACGAACAGATCGTGAGCGGCAAGGCCGTCTTCCAGCAGAACGGTCTCATGAATCACGGGTCGATACTGGGCAACGGCGCGTACTTTGGAGCCGACTACACCGCTGATGCGCTCGACCGACTCGTGACAAACATGCGCGAGTATGTCGCCCGCGAGCGCTACGGGACTCCCTACGCGAATCTCGATGAGGCACAGGAAGCGGGCGTGAAGACGGTCGTCGAGCGGCAACTCAGCGACAACACCATCGACGACACCATCGAACTCGGTGCGGCTGAGGCATACGCCTACCAGCAAGTCCGCGAGGCATACGTCGAGCGTTACTACGGCGGTGCACCCGAACACGGTATTCCGTCGGGGTTCGTCTCGTCGCCGGAGGATGCACGCCGATTCGCGGATTTCGCCCTCTGGACGTCGCTGTTCTCCGCGAGCGAGCGTCCCGGTTCCGAGAATTCCTACACCAACGAGTGGCCGTTCAACGCCGGTGCGGGTAACGATGCCCCCGCCTCGGCGATGCTCTGGAGCGTATTTGCGATGGTGATACTCGTCCTCGGCGGCGGGGCGGGCATCTGGCTCTACAAGTCCATCCAACTCTCCGAACCGGAAAGCGAGGGTATCGATATTCCCGACCCCGAGGAGGTCACGCTCTCGCCAAGTCAGTTCGCCGCCGTCCGGTTCGTCCCGGTCGCGGCCGCCCTGTTTCTCGTCCAAACGCTGCTGGGCGGGCTGATGGCCCATTACTACATCGAACGCGAGGGATTCTACGGCATCGCGCAAGCGCTCGGCATCGACGCGATGGCGACGCTCCCGTTCGCCATCACAAAGGCGTGGCACATCGATCTCGCGGTGCTGTGGATCGCGACGCTCTGGCTCGGTATCGGACTGTTCCTCCCGCCGCTGCTCACCGGCTACGAGCCCGATAACCAGAAGACGCTCATCCACGTCCTGCTGGGCGCGCTGTTTGTCGTGGTTGTTGGGGGATTGGTCGGCATCTGGCTCGGCGCACAGGGCTACATCGACGGCTCGCTCTGGTGGCTCCTCGGCAACGAGGGACTCGAATATCTCGAAGTCGGTCGGGTCTGGCAGGTCGGTCTCCTCGTGGGCTTTGCGCTCTGGACTGCCCTCGTCGCCCGTGGATTTAAACCGCTTCTCGACCGGGAGAGTCGCTACGGACTCGCCCACATGATCATCTACGCCGGCGGGTCGATTGGGCTGTTGTTCACCGCGAGTATGCTGTACACGCCGAAGACGAGCATCGTCGTGACGGAGTTCTGGCGGTGGTGGGTCGTCCACATGTGGGTTGAGGGGGCCTTCGAATTCTTCGTCGTCGCCGTCACGGGCATCGCCCTTGTCGCGATGAACCTTCTCTCACGCCGGAGCGCGGAGAAAGCCGTCATCCTCGAAGCACTGCTGGTGATGGGAGCGGGCGTCATCGGCGTCTCACACCACTACTGGTGGATCGGGCTGCCCGAATACTGGGTCCCCATCGGGAGCCTCTTCTCGACGCTGGAGTTCATTCCACTGGTGTTCATCCTTTTCGAAGCTATCAACCAGTATCGCGCGTACATGAGCGCCGGCGAGCGGTTCCCGTACAAACTGCCGTTCATGTTCATCATCGCGTCGGGGATATGGAACTTCGTCGGTGCGGGTGCGCTCGGCTTCTTCATCAACCTCCCGATAATCAACTACTACGAACACGGGACGTTCCTGACGGTGGGCCACGCCCACGCCTCGATGTTCGGGGCTTTTGGCTTCCTCGCGCTCGGGATGGCGACGTATCTGCTGCGCTTTACCACCAAACCCGGCGCGTGGGACCCGACGAATCTGAAACGCGCGTTCTGGTTGCTGAATGCCGGTCTCGCGTGGATGGTATTCGTCGGCGACATCCCGATCGGCTTCCTTCAGCTGGAGACCGTTTTCACGCAGGGGTACGACGCCGGCCGCTCGCTCGCGTTCTACAACCGCGGTCTCGTCCAGGACCTGTTCTGGGCGCGGCTTCCCGGTGACATCCTCATCATCCTCGGTGCTGCAGTATTCGGTTACGATGTGGTGAGAAAACGATTCGTTCGCCGCGAAGAGACGGCAACCACGTCTGGCGGGACGATCATCTCACGGCGCGTGCTCGGTGAGGAGGCAGACAGCAGACGGAGCCCCGACGACGACTGA
- a CDS encoding DUF2249 domain-containing protein translates to MSEQTLDLRDVPAPERHPKIHDAFAGLDSGETLTLVNDHDPKPLFYEMQAEVPEFDTEGYEVEERGENEFVATLPKK, encoded by the coding sequence ATGTCAGAACAGACGCTCGATCTCCGCGATGTCCCGGCTCCGGAGCGCCATCCGAAGATCCACGACGCGTTCGCGGGACTGGACAGTGGCGAAACGCTAACGCTGGTCAACGACCACGACCCGAAGCCGCTGTTCTACGAGATGCAGGCTGAAGTCCCTGAATTCGACACCGAAGGGTACGAAGTCGAAGAACGTGGTGAGAACGAGTTCGTAGCCACGCTCCCAAAGAAGTGA
- a CDS encoding DUF2249 domain-containing protein → MSIEPTIEGTQELDVRTIDGEPFTDIMTALKELDEDETLVLINSFEPEPLYTVLERRGFVYETTHTGDDEWRVSITHD, encoded by the coding sequence ATGAGTATCGAACCAACCATTGAGGGAACCCAAGAGCTCGACGTCCGAACGATTGACGGCGAACCGTTTACTGACATCATGACAGCGCTCAAAGAGCTCGATGAGGACGAGACGCTCGTTCTCATCAATAGCTTCGAGCCTGAACCGCTCTACACCGTTCTCGAACGACGTGGCTTCGTCTACGAGACGACACATACTGGAGACGACGAGTGGCGCGTGTCGATCACGCACGACTGA